One region of Hoeflea sp. 108 genomic DNA includes:
- a CDS encoding polysaccharide pyruvyl transferase family protein — protein MRILLTGIPSYLQRTVASVSGAEVRHRPYFDDIRTKADLIEQVRKIANTGNYLIGEGAAYSLKAHDVTYVPFWHLARSCDSAEAYERLNQEFDICVFASANLLRPGYSADLEAEVFERLKMPVVVMGIGIQRKEGLKENLPAGTLKFLDVLKRKESFFLTRGYFTAEFLREQGMKFVKPTGCPSLYFNPAGMQRSLGALANPDLANAQKIAFGGYLGSVADTIVDAHALLKPTSVASYVIQDEVIAYNLSLSGDDHAPVYDKASGRITGATSYKHSEKWQRDHELVVFFDTNQWRSWIATRDLCFGRRFHGCIIGMQAGVPALMIAVDDRMREMLEFVGFPYMEAATWNREVDKKAYLANFLSKIDTQAVTDRYSACEANFRSALSHVGL, from the coding sequence ATGCGCATCCTGCTTACGGGCATCCCATCATATCTGCAGCGAACCGTGGCGAGCGTGTCCGGGGCGGAGGTTCGCCACAGGCCCTATTTCGACGACATCCGCACCAAGGCGGATCTGATCGAGCAGGTCAGGAAAATCGCCAACACCGGCAACTATCTGATCGGGGAGGGCGCGGCCTACAGCCTGAAGGCGCATGACGTGACTTATGTGCCGTTCTGGCACCTTGCCCGCAGCTGCGATTCGGCGGAGGCCTACGAGCGCCTGAACCAGGAGTTCGACATCTGCGTCTTCGCCTCTGCAAACTTGCTCCGGCCGGGCTACTCCGCAGATCTGGAAGCGGAAGTGTTCGAGAGGCTGAAGATGCCGGTCGTGGTCATGGGCATCGGCATTCAACGCAAGGAAGGCCTCAAGGAGAACCTGCCTGCCGGCACCCTCAAATTCCTCGATGTCCTCAAGCGCAAGGAGAGCTTCTTCCTGACGCGCGGCTATTTCACTGCCGAGTTCCTGAGGGAGCAGGGCATGAAGTTCGTGAAGCCGACAGGCTGCCCGTCGCTTTATTTCAACCCGGCGGGGATGCAGCGCTCGCTGGGCGCCCTCGCCAATCCCGATCTGGCGAACGCCCAGAAAATCGCCTTCGGCGGTTATCTCGGCAGCGTTGCCGATACGATCGTCGACGCGCATGCGCTGCTCAAGCCGACAAGCGTCGCAAGCTATGTCATCCAGGACGAGGTGATCGCCTATAATCTGTCCTTGTCCGGTGACGATCACGCGCCGGTCTATGACAAGGCCAGCGGCCGCATTACCGGGGCGACCTCCTACAAGCATTCCGAAAAGTGGCAGCGGGACCATGAGCTCGTGGTCTTCTTCGACACGAACCAGTGGCGAAGCTGGATCGCCACCCGAGATCTCTGCTTCGGCCGCCGATTCCATGGCTGCATCATCGGCATGCAGGCCGGGGTGCCGGCGCTCATGATCGCCGTCGACGACCGCATGCGGGAAATGCTGGAATTCGTCGGCTTCCCCTACATGGAAGCGGCGACGTGGAACCGCGAGGTCGACAAGAAGGCCTATCTCGCCAACTTCCTTTCCAAGATCGATACGCAGGCCGTGACCGACCGCTACTCGGCCTGCGAAGCCAATTTCCGAAGCGCACTTAGCCATGTGGGCCTGTAG